A DNA window from Pyrus communis chromosome 3, drPyrComm1.1, whole genome shotgun sequence contains the following coding sequences:
- the LOC137730213 gene encoding F-box/LRR-repeat protein 17 has translation MQHRHHHYSNQPHFSAASDPTTPFGSHVVVPSAGSESKRGKRRGSYTCGRCGQPKKGHKCHLPANSTADDSFVDEAPSPSLSDIRPPPPPRQPYSHLRRALSFDDDVDSSGGGGVESPDLDEFGDSGDDIDLATGLGGLPASCLWEILKRLPPPGLLSAAMVCKGWRETTRRLWKAAEMLRIRVPTRAQVGFVGSVLQKCPGLVNLSLRMESDVDATLLAWITFSCPNLEFLEINTSGSAINRITGDELGRFVVDRRFLKSLKMEGCSNLGGFSLCSSSLSTIWLSGLYSLSKMVFNCPNLKEISVDFSHEENDNTDLVNMADVLARNCARLQNIHIASIRLSNTVVLALTAAKLRGLRMLSLVLGSEITDASVAAIASSYQNLELLDLSGSSISDSGIGIICNVFPDTLSRLLVALCPNISSSFIQFATAQLPLLELLDCGMTICDPNSPSAETNVRELPQASNDKVHNSYQKLIIKHARLKKLSLWGCSGLDALYLNCRELNDLNLNYCKNLYPERLVLQCPNLENVHASGCQELLIGAIQSQVDNNAAADNQLPCKRLADGSKRVGVPHFLSAEQPSEDDKKRRKIERRQCSVLVL, from the exons atGCAGCATCGCCACCACCATTACTCAAACCAACCCCATTTCTCCGCCGCCTCGGATCCCACCACTCCGTTCGGGTCCCATGTCGTCGTCCCCTCCGCCGGATCCGAGTCCAAGCGCGGAAAAAGGCGCGGCAGTTACACCTGCGGCCGATGCGGCCAGCCGAAGAAGGGCCACAAGTGCCACCTCCCCGCCAACTCCACCGCCGATGACTCTTTCGTCGATGAGGCGCCCTCCCCTTCTCTCTCGGACATCCGACCCCCTCCGCCGCCACGTCAGCCCTACTCCCACCTCCGCCGAGCGCTATCGTTCGATGACGATGTGGATAGTTCTGGAGGGGGCGGTGTTGAATCTCCGGACCTTGACGAGTTCGGAGACTCCGGGGACGATATAGATTTGGCTACGGGTTTGGGCGGTCTGCCGGCGAGCTGTCTTTGGGAGATTTTGAAGAGGTTGCCGCCGCCGGGACTGTTGTCGGCGGCGATGGTGTGCAAGGGGTGGAGGGAGACGACGAGGAGGTTGTGGAAGGCGGCGGAGATGCTTAGGATTAGGGTTCCGACGAGGGCTCAGGTCGGTTTTGTTGGATCGGTATTGCAGAAATGCCCGGGCCTTGTGAACCTATCTCTTAGAATGGAAAG TGATGTCGATGCAACATTGCTGGCGTGGATTACATTTTCATGcccaaatcttgagttcttggAGATAAATACTAGCGGAAGCGCTATCAATCGGATCACCGG GGATGAACTGGGTCGTTTCGTTGTTGATAGACGATTCCTGAAAAGCCTTAAGATGGAAGGTTGTTCTAACTTAGGTGGATTTTCTCTCTGTTCATCAAGTCTTTCTACAATTTGGCTTTCGGGTCTTTACTCCCTCTCTAAGATG GTTTTCAATTGTCCCAATCTAAAAGAGATATCTGTAGACTTTTCTCACGAAGAAAATGATAATACTGATCTTGTTAACATGGCTGATGTGCTGGCAAGGAATTGCGCAAGGTTACAAAATATACACATTGCATCAATCCGGCTTTCCAACACTGTTGTGCTCGCCCTTACAGCGGCAAAGCTAAG GGGGTTGAGAATGCTTTCTCTTGTCCTTGGGTCTGAAATCACCGATGCATCTGTTGCTGCCATTGCTTCGAGTTACCAGAACTTAGAATTACTTGATCTGAGCGG ATCTAGCATCAGTGATAGTGGCATTGGAATTATTTGCAATGTGTTCCCTGATACTCTATCGAGACTACTCGTTGCTCTTTGCCCCAACATCAGTTCAA GTTTCATTCAATTTGCTACTGCGCAACTGCCTCTGCTTGAACTCCTGGACTGTGGCATGACCATATGCGATCCTAATTCTCCCTCTGCTGAAACCAATGTCCGTGAACTCCCTCAAGCATCCAATGACAAAGTACACAACAGTTACCAGAAGCTGATTATCAAACATGCCCGGTTGAAAAAACTGAGCTTGTGGGGTTGTTCTGGCTTAGAT GCTCTATATTTAAACTGCCGAGAACTCAACGATCTGAACTTGAATTATTGCAAAAATTTGTACCCAG AGAGATTGGTGCTTCAGTGCCCCAATTTAGAAAATGTGCATGCATCAGGTTGTCAAGAATTGTTGATTGGGGCCATTCAGAGCCAG GTTGATAACAATGCTGCCGCGGATAACCAATTACCATGTAAGCGCCTAGCTGATGGCTCGAAGAGGGTTGGGGTGCCTCATTTTCTCAGTGCTGAACAG CCATCTGAGGATGATAAGAAGCGAAGAAAGATCGAGAGGCGGCAGTGCAGTGTGCTTGTGTTGTGA